ACTAAAGGAAAATGTAAAGTATGTGTTGCTGATAAAACTTACGAGTTAAAGGAAGGAGACTATATTTTTATAGATGCAAACGTTAAACATGCATTTGTAAACTATGAAGGAGAACTAGAGTTCTTTTGTATAATAGACTATCCAGACGATATGAGTATACATACATTAGATGAAAAATGTGAATAACTTATTCCCTTATCATTAAATAAAATACAGTGGATAAGATAATTAATAGAATATCTAAAACAAAAGCTATTAATGCTGGTCCAGTTGTTGTGGGCAAGGGTTTTCCAATTAATGGAGCAGGAAAAACCCTAGTTAATGTTAGTAATAGGTAGTTTATCCACCAATATACGACCTCTAGTAAATATATTATTTTGATGGTAAATAATCTGAAGGATAATATAAAAAGTATTCCAGCTACTATTGATAACACTGAATCTAATACAAAGAAAATTCGAATCCCAAATGGCAAGAAACTTAGATTATACAAAGGAAAATGGTCTGCACTCCATGCAAAACTTAATATTCCTGTAATTGCACCTAAGCCTATTATTGCTGTTGAAGCTCTTTTCATAATTTAATAACATTTTCTTAGCAATTTATAAATTTTTGCCCAAATCAAAAGTTACATTGAAAAATCATTTATTGGGAAAAAATTTTTATTCAATAAATAAGATAAGAAAAGTATGAAGATAGATAAAATAGGTCTTATATTAATTGCCCTCTCAGCAATAATCCTTATAATTGGTGGAATATTTTTTGCCATGGCAGCAATACCTCACACTACAGTATCAAGTAGTCATACAAGTATTAGTAGCACTACGACATCAACAACTACATCAACAAGCACCAGTACTTCATCCACAACAACCTCCTCATCTTCACCAGTATGGGCTTAAAATCTCTTGCGTTATTTATCTAATTCGTAATCAAATATTAAGTACAGTGTAGTC
The nucleotide sequence above comes from Sulfurisphaera javensis. Encoded proteins:
- a CDS encoding sulfocyanin: MKIDKIGLILIALSAIILIIGGIFFAMAAIPHTTVSSSHTSISSTTTSTTTSTSTSTSSTTTSSSSPVWA